From a region of the Triticum aestivum cultivar Chinese Spring chromosome 7D, IWGSC CS RefSeq v2.1, whole genome shotgun sequence genome:
- the LOC123165440 gene encoding probable cinnamyl alcohol dehydrogenase 5: MAPTAAEQSQQHTRKAVGLAARDVSGHLAPLAITRRSTGDDDVVIKILYCGICHSDLHSIKNDWKDATYPVIPGHEIAGEVTEAGKNVTRFKAGDRVGVGCMVNSCQSCESCDKGFENHCPGMIFTYNRVDRDGTVTYGGYSSMVVVHERFMVRFPDAMPLDKGAPLLCAGITVYSPMKYHGLNAPGMHLGVLGLGGLGHVAVKFGKAFGMKVTVISSSPGKKQEALERLGADAFVVSKNADEMKAAMSTMDGIINTVSANIPMAPLFGLLKPNGKMVMVGLPEKPVEVPPFALVAKNKTLAGSFIGGMRDTQEMLDLAAKHGVTADIEVISAEYVNTAMERLAKADVRYRFVIDIGNTLDKAAAAAE; this comes from the exons ATGGCACCCACGGCGGCGGAGCAGAGCCAGCAGCACACGAGGAAGGCGGTGGGCCTGGCGGCgcgcgacgtctccggccacctcgCCCCGCTCGCCATTACCCGAAG GAGCACTGGAGATGACGATGTCGTCATAAAGATTCTGTACTGCGGGATCTGCCACTCTGACCTGCACAGCATCAAAAACGACTGGAAGGACGCCACGTACCCCGTGATCCCCGGGCACGAGATCGCCGGCGAGGTCACCGAGGCCGGCAAGAACGTGACCAGGTTCAAGGCCGGCGACCGTGTTGGCGTGGGGTGCATGGTGAACTCGTGCCAGTCCTGCGAGAGCTGCGACAAGGGCTTCGAGAACCACTGCCCGGGCATGATCTTCACCTACAACCGGGTCGACCGCGACGGCACCGTCACCTACGGCGGCTACTCCAGCATGGTGGTGGTGCACGAGCGCTTCATGGTCCGGTTCCCGGATGCCATGCCGCTGGACAAGGGCGCGCCCCTGCTGTGCGCCGGCATCACCGTGTACAGCCCCATGAAGTACCACGGGCTGAACGCCCCCGGGATGCACCTCGGCGTGCTCGGACTGGGCGGGCTGGGCCACGTCGCCGTCAAGTTCGGCAAGGCCTTCGGGATGAAGGTGACGGTGATCAGCTCGTCGCCAGGGAAGAAGCAGGAGGCCCTCGAGAGGCTAGGCGCCGACGCCTTCGTTGTCAGCAAGAACGCCGACGAGATGAAG GCTGCGATGAGCACCATGGATGGCATCATAAACACGGTGTCTGCAAACATCCCCATGGCCCCTCTCTTCGGGCTGCTCAAGCCCAACGGCAAGATGGTCATGGTCGGCCTCCCAGAGAAGCCCGTCGAGGTCCCTCCCTTTGCTCTGGTTGCCA AGAACAAGACCCTGGCCGGGAGCTTCATCGGCGGCATGAGGGACACCCAGGAGATGCTGGACCTCGCGGCGAAGCATGGTGTGACGGCAGACATCGAGGTGATCAGCGCCGAGTACGTGAACACGGCCATGGAGCGCCTTGCCAAGGCCGACGTCAGGTATCGATTCGTCATCGACATCGGCAACACCCTCGacaaggccgccgccgccgccgagtga